Part of the Methylomonas sp. AM2-LC genome, GCACAATTCCTACCCTACAGGCAAAAAACGCCTTATTACCCCCTTTAGCGAAGCCTGAGAAGCCTTTATTTTTAATTTCCCACCCTGACAAGCCGAAAAGGTCGTCATGTCGAAAAAGTGTATTGCCGCGCTCGTCCGTCCGTATTCGATCAGAAAAGCCGGCAATGGTGGCGAGTTCTAAACCTCGGCTTTCGAGATAAGCAGGGCGACAAGCCTCAAATTTATGCCATGAAACCAGCAAAGCGGCGCGGTCAGACGTGATAATGCGCGGTTTTGGAATTTGTGAAGGGTGGGCAGTAGGAAAAGAAACAGAACTGTAGCGGCGTAGGGTTTGTCTTGCGTGTCCAAGGTTGCCGCCTTGCCGATGGATAACAAAATCAATCACGCTGCCGCTGGCGGTCGTTTTTACGCTGAAAAAAACGCCGTGATTATCTTCACCCGTGGCAATGATGATTTTATCGCCGTCCTCATGCCGCATGACTAGACTAGATTTGCTGCTTTCTCTGCGGTCGAGCGTGTAACCGTAGGAAGCTGCTAATTCACCCAGGTTTAAGGCTTTGAACCGTTCCAGTTCGCTGTCTTGGCTCATGTTCTTTTCCCTACTGCCCGTTTTTGCCTTTAGTGGGCTTCTAACTGCGGATCAGACAAGCGCATAGAAATTAAAATTATTTCAATGAAAAAAACTATGATCGATGTCTCTTGAGGCGTGAAGGATGCGCTCAATTCTCACTTCTCCGGCGTTTTCCTGAACCGTGTAGTAAATTAGGTAATGACCAAAAGACACAACACGAACACCCATTCCGAGGCTTTCCCGTAGGGGTGAACCGTTCGGAGTTTGTGGGATTAGTAAACAACGGGTACGAATTTCTTTGATGAAGCTAACCGCTCGCCTTGGGTTGTCGCGAGCGATATAGTCACCGATTTCCTCAAGGTCGAGTTCGGCCAAAGGAGAAAAGCGGCACTGCATCAGGATTGTGTCATGGCTTCGTATTTCTCGCTTAGACGGTTGAAGACGTCTTCGGCCGGAATACTTGGACCGCTATCAATGCCGGCTTGAATCTGTAGCCGCAACTGCTCCCGTTCTTCCATCAGGCGTAATGCATTGCGTACAATTTCACTAGCACTGCTGTAACGTCCGCTTTTCAATTGTGTTTTGATGAACTGTTCAAAGTGTTCGCCGATGGCGTAACTTGATGGCATGGCTTAACCTCGTTCTGAATGGCATTTATTTATATTATCAATTTTTGATAAAAAGACAAGATTAAACATTTCCTGAGTCAGTGTGGATTGGAAGAACCCCCAAAAGTGTTCGTTCTGAGATAGTGCCAAGGTAAGGATTCGTGCGATGTGCGACGTGAAGTCGTATAAATAATTGTTTAGCTTTAGCAATCATGACTAAACCTGCCGTTCCTCCGGCAGTAGCCTAAGAGTGCAGGCATTAACAGTAATGTGATGTTTGAAGCCATTCCGACAATGTAACCCAATCGAAAGATGAAGTCGAGCCCGTGAGGGCAAAACGGAACTGCGAGCATTACGCGGTAGGGTGCTAGGCTTAGAAGGTAAGGTGAACACATGTGAATCAACGATAAATCTCGTTAAATCCGAGGAGTCAAAGATGCTGATAGACTCTAGCCAAAAGGCAACATGGTTAGTTTGGTATTTTCGCATAACCAAACGAGGATAACAAAACCATCGGGAGATAGTTGGCACCTAACCCTTCAGTGTTATTTATATGGAACACGGTAAACCCGTATTTTCGCCTATTTAGGCAAGTTGACCGCGAGGGAAACTGATGGGAATGCGGGCATAGGAGGTTGGAAAAAGCGAAGGCTATTCTGTAATGGAATAGATAGAGATTAAGGTATACCGCCAATATCATCTTGCTCGAAAGAGCGCAGACTTCCAACGGGTCTCAAATTGCAAGATAACTAATAGAACCTTTATAAGGAGGAAGAGCAAATGACGACGACACCTAGTGCAGTTGGTGCAGCCTCCCATTATGACGTGAACTGGCACAGTATTGACTGGGGGCAGGCTCATCGAATAGTGAGAAGGCTACAAGTACGTATTGCAAAGGCAGTCAGCGAAGGCCGCTGGAATAAGGCGAAAGCTTTACAATGGTTGCTGACGCACTCATTTTATGGCAAGGCAGTTGCTGTAAAACGAGTTACTGAAAATCGCGGTAAAAACACCCCAGGAGTTGACGGGGAAACTTGGAATACTCCTGAGCAAAAGGCCAAGGCAATTAACTCGTTCAAAGGAAGAGGCTATCAACCACAACCGCTGAGAAGAGTCAAAATTCCCAAAGCAAACGGTAAACTGCGTCCTTTAGGGATTCCAACCCTACGAGATAGAGCAATGCAAGCGCTGCATTTACTGGGCTTGCAACCGATAGCTGAAACCAAAGCGGATCACAATTCCTATGGATTCCGTCCAGAAAGAGCTTGTAGAGATGCGGCGGCACAATGCTTTGCGGCATTAGTGAGTAAAAACTCAGCGCAGTGGGTTTTAGATGCAGATATATCTGGATGCTTTGACAATATTAGTCATGACTGGTTACTGGCGAATATCCCTATGGATAAAACCGTACTCAGAAAATGGCTGAAAAGTGGTTTTGTTGAAAAAGGAAATTGGTTTCCAACGCAAGCCGGCACTCCGCAAGGGGGTATTGCCTCGCCAACGCTGGCTAATATGGCTTTAGATGGTCTTGAAATCGAACTGGCCGCGCACTTTGGTACAAAAACCAGCAAGAAAAGATGGAAGGGAAAAGTCAATTTTATTCGATATGCAGATGACTTTGTTATCACCGGCGCAACGAAAGAAACGCTGGAGCAGGCAAAGTTGATTATTGAGAACTTTCTGAAGGACAGAGGATTATCGCTATCAGAAGAAAAAACCAAGATTGTGCATATTGATGAAGGCTTTGATTTCTTAGGGTGGAACTTTCGTAAATACGGTGGGAAACTACTCATCAAACCTGCGAAAAAGAATGTACAAGCATTCTTACGGAAAATTCGACTGATAATCAAAGAAAACCAAACAGCAAAACAGGAAAATGTAATTAGGCTCCTAAATCCAATCATAAGGGGATGGGCTAATTATCACCAAAATCAGGTGGCGAAGGAAACCTTTTCTAAGGTTGATCACTTCATCTGGAAAAAGCTTTGGCAATGGGCTTGTCGAAGACATCCAAATAAACCACTTCGGTGGATAAAGGATAGATATTTTGAAAGCGAAGGACTGCGTAACTGGGTGTTTGCCACGAAGGTTAAAACTGAGGATGGAGAAGTGATAAGGGTTAAACTGGTAAATGCTAGTGATACGCCCATTCGCCGACATATCAAGATAAAAGCGGAAGCACACCCGTTCAATCCGGTCTGGGAAGAGTATTTCGAAAACAGGCTTGGCCTGCAAATGAGAGAAAGCCTCAAAGGAAAGAACCAATTGCTTTTTCTTTGGTACGCACAGGAAGGCAAATGTCCGAACTGCAACGAAAGAATTACGAAGGATACGGGGTGCAATATTCACTACATCCAGCGTAAAACAGACGGCGGTAAAAACAGAGTAACAAACCTTATGTTATTACACCCGAACTGTCATAGACAAGTCCATAACCGTAAAAATAAGGAAACTGCCGGTTCTGATCAAACAGGATTTATGGAGGCTTGAGCCGTATGATGGGAAACTATCATGTACGGTTCTTAAGGGGGGATGGCGTAGCAATACGCCGTTCCTACCGGCGTTGTTGAATAAATCGGACATTTGGTAAAATTAGCTTTTTAGAGCCTGCCAATCAAGAAGATGCCATACAAGTATAACGAGAAAATCCGCGATAAAATCGACAAACCTCGTTATAAAGTTACCAATTGGCCTGCGTATAATAATGCGTTAAGGAATCGCGGTGATTTCACGGTGTATTTTACCGAAGAGGCAATAGCTGAATGGCATCCAGCCAAGACGGGTAGTCGTGGCAGTCCCCAAAAATACTCCGCGCTTGCGATTGAAACCAGCTTAATGATTCGTCAGGTATTCCGCCTGCCGCTCCGGCAAACACAAGGCTTTATGAATTCACTGATCACGGCTTTGGACATCGACATTACCATCCCTGATTTCAGTAACTTATCCAAGCGTAGCGTTGCCTTACCCCGACATAAATTGACCCAAGAATTGGCTCCAGGCAGTATTGTGATTGTCGATTCAACCGGCCTTAAGGTTTACGGTAAGGACGAATGGCATCAAGAAAAACATGAAGTTGCTGCACGGCGCACCTGGCGTAAACTGCACCTTGCGGTCGATGAAAACCATCAAATCATCGCCTGCGAACTGACCACGCCGGAAACAGGAGATCCATCGGCGGTACCGGATTTGCTTGACCAAATCGACACGCCATTTGACACCTTCATTGCCGATGGCGCCTACGATGGCGATCCGGTTTGTAAAGCGGTGTTAAGTCTGAAGCCGGATGCACAAGTAATCGTTCCACCGCATAAGACCGCTGTTTGTTCACCCGCAGGCGATAGCCAGCGAGACAACCATATCAAAGTAATCGACCAGTATGGCCGTATCGCTTGGCAAAAAAAGACCGGCTATGGCTTGCGTAATTATGTCGAACTGGCCATGCAACGCTACAAGCGGATTTTTGGCAACACGATGAAAGCGCGTCAGCTGCCGCAACAAAAAGCGGAGGCTTTGGCAAGTGCCGTTGCGCTCAATCGGATGACCGACTTAGGCATGCCTGTGTCTGTTAAAATTTAAACATTGCCAGAAAATAGGGAGCTATGTCCATTTTTTGATTTATTCAACAAAGCCAAGGTGATGGCTTCTGCACAACGGTCAGGTGTGGGAAAGTTGTCGTTTGTGACTCTGGAGCAATAAAAGCATTGTCGCAAAATTTGGAGTATGTAGAGTTTACATTTTAAAATCATGATCTCTTTCTGTAAGGCAAATTGTTCGCAAAAATCATCCTTAATGTCTTTTACTTTTATGCTTGTTACGGAGTATTGTCTTCAGAAGCCGAAGACATTTGATTGATGAGATCGTATACTGGATAAAGTGGGTGACACGATTCATTACATGTTTTTATAATCGAATAATATGCGCATTGATCTAGGAGATTAGTTGATGTCTATCCATCATGCACCACAAGCTACAAACCGTCAGACGTTCTATATTGCAATTGCACTCATTGTGGGTATATGCTTTGGAGAATTGCTAAATCTGAGCTTACCCAAGGATGATTCGCTACTTGTAACTTTAATTGATGTGTTTAATGTTCTGACTGATATCTTTCTGCGCTTGGTAAAAATGATTATTGCCCCATTGGTTTTTGCTACCTTAGTGGTCGGCATGGCTAAGATGGGTGATGTACAGACTGTAGGCCGTATTGGCATAAAAGCGTTGCTATGGTTTTTTTCGGCTTCCTTATTCAGTTTGTTACTGGGAATGCTATTGGTGAATATTATGCAACCTGGTAGTTCGCTAAATATGCTGTTACCCGCTAAAGATGCCATGAATGGATTAGCCAATGTAAAACCTACTTTAGCTGGATTTACTGCGCATATGTTTCCGAAAAGTATAATTGAAGCGATGGCAAGTAATGAAATATTGCAAATCGTGGTATTTTCTATGTTTTTTGGTATTGCTTGCGCCTCTCTTGGTGAATTGGCACACCCCACCGTCAAATTGCTGGATTCACTTAGTCATATCATGCTTAAAATCACTGCCTATGTGATGCATTACGCGCCTGTAGCGGTTTTTTCAGCAATAAGTTCGGTAATTGCGCAAAATGGTATTGGTGTATTGTTAACTTATGGACAGTTTATCGGTGAGTTTTATTTTGCTCTAATCTTGTTGTGCAGTCTGTTGGCCGCTTTTGCTACTTTGTTTTTAGGAAAGCGAATTTGGTCCTTAATTCGGCATATTCGCGAACCTATGTTGTTGGCATTTGGAACGGCAAGTAGCGAAAGTGCTTATCCCAAATTATTACAACAGTTAGAACGCTTTGGTTGTGATGAAAAAGTCTGCGGATTAGTGCTGCCCTTGGGTTATTCCTTTAATCTGGATGGCAGTATGATGTATATGACGTTTGCTGTGTTGTTTATAGCCCAAGCCTATGGTATAGAAATGCCTCTGACAGATCAATTTATGATGTTGTTGGTGTTGTTGTTTACTAGTAAGGGGGTGGCCGGAGTGCCCAGAGCTTCGCTAATTGTAATTTCAGCTACCTTGTCGATGTTTCATATCCCGGAAGCCGGTTTATTACTATTGCTAGGTATAGATCAAATACTGGATATGGGGCGGAGTGCCACTAATGTTTTTGGCAACAGTATTGCAGCTGCTCTGGTAAGTCGTTGGCAGCGAGTATTGAAATAATTTATATCTGCCTGTAAAGCGGTTCGCTTTATATTCAACAGCTATTGTTCAATATATTTTAAGTTTTCTAGTTCTAGCGCTCTTGAAGCTGTTGCGTTCATTAAGCATTCATTGGTTCTTATCGATGCGGATGTGGCTCCATGGGTATCCGCATAAAACTTACAATTCGCATTTCGATATTTAATCCATATGCGTTGCACTTCTTGTAGTTGTTTGGCGCGCAGGCTACTTAGTTGTGTTTGCGCGGCTTTATAAGCCCTGTTTAGTCGTATATCCTGAGAATCATTTTCTATAGAGATACAATTCAGTATTTCGGGTATGGCTCCCCCAGTTTTATCCATACAATCCGCATATTGTTCAGACAAAACATTTTCCGCCAATAAAGTTGTTGGTAGGAATCCTAATGTTAGTAATAAGATTATTTTTTTCATATATCTAGCTCAGGAGGAAAATAAATACCAGATTATTATACAGAGTGACGACAAAATAATGATCAAGTTGTGGCGATTTTTGGGGTCGATATTTGGGTTAGGTGCTATAAATTTAAGATTCTTGCTAGGCTAAAGGCTATGAGTCCAGGCGTTTTTAGCAACGAAAAGCGTTTGGTGAAATATTTGAAACAGAAATTTCGTCTTCAACCGGATAACTTGTTAATATAAGGCATAGTTTTACATCAGGCCAGAGTTTGGTGATTCTGCCGTGGTATGCAAATACCCGGTCTTATTGGGGAGACAAAGCAGATGATAATACATGACCACTATTTGAACTGTGCTAGCCAAATAGCTTCGCCCAATTGTGATCAACGTCCAAATTGGGATATATCGTTATTGGTAATCCATTGTATCAGCCTGCCGCCTGAACAGTTCGAGGGGGATTATATTGATCAACTGTTTTGTAATACACTCAATCCTAAAGATCATCCCTATTTCGAAGAAATTTATCAGTTTAGAGTCTCTGCACATTTGTTGATTCGTCGTAATGGCCTTATCAGACAATATGTGCCTTTTAATCTGCGGGCATGGCATGCCGGTGTATCGAATTATAAGGGACGTGAACAGTGTAACGACTTTTCTATAGGCATCGAATTAGAGGGTTCTATCAAGCAAGATTTTACCGACGATCAATATCAGCGGCTAGCTGAAGTGGTTAGAGTGCTGTTATTGGCTTATCCAGGGCTTTCCAGGCAGGCAATTGTTGGGCACAGTGACATTGCCCCGCATCGAAAGACTGATCCAGGGCCGCTGTTTGACTGGGAAAGGTTTTATAGTTTGTTGGGCTAATAATTCTGCATGAATAGTCGCTTGAAACTGGTGTTATTATCAATAAGTTATTATTTACACTTAATTAATGGAATTAAAATGCCAAACTTATACTGGCAAGCTTTGCATCAGGAATAGCAACGTATGGTATGGTTGTGTCGCAAATTTTTCAGGAATCGAAATCTGAATTTCCAGAAGATAGAATTATCCTGCTAACCCTATAAATTGCCGATAAGTCGGATTCCAGTTTGCGATAACAGGCCCTTTCGGATCATGTGCGTGGTCTCAATTCCGGCTAAAGTGGATTCTGCTAAATAAAATACCTTGAACCCCAGCATAGAATGGGTCAGATTTTTGATGA contains:
- a CDS encoding type II toxin-antitoxin system ParD family antitoxin — its product is MPSSYAIGEHFEQFIKTQLKSGRYSSASEIVRNALRLMEEREQLRLQIQAGIDSGPSIPAEDVFNRLSEKYEAMTQS
- the ltrA gene encoding group II intron reverse transcriptase/maturase; the encoded protein is MTTTPSAVGAASHYDVNWHSIDWGQAHRIVRRLQVRIAKAVSEGRWNKAKALQWLLTHSFYGKAVAVKRVTENRGKNTPGVDGETWNTPEQKAKAINSFKGRGYQPQPLRRVKIPKANGKLRPLGIPTLRDRAMQALHLLGLQPIAETKADHNSYGFRPERACRDAAAQCFAALVSKNSAQWVLDADISGCFDNISHDWLLANIPMDKTVLRKWLKSGFVEKGNWFPTQAGTPQGGIASPTLANMALDGLEIELAAHFGTKTSKKRWKGKVNFIRYADDFVITGATKETLEQAKLIIENFLKDRGLSLSEEKTKIVHIDEGFDFLGWNFRKYGGKLLIKPAKKNVQAFLRKIRLIIKENQTAKQENVIRLLNPIIRGWANYHQNQVAKETFSKVDHFIWKKLWQWACRRHPNKPLRWIKDRYFESEGLRNWVFATKVKTEDGEVIRVKLVNASDTPIRRHIKIKAEAHPFNPVWEEYFENRLGLQMRESLKGKNQLLFLWYAQEGKCPNCNERITKDTGCNIHYIQRKTDGGKNRVTNLMLLHPNCHRQVHNRKNKETAGSDQTGFMEA
- a CDS encoding IS5 family transposase, with protein sequence MPYKYNEKIRDKIDKPRYKVTNWPAYNNALRNRGDFTVYFTEEAIAEWHPAKTGSRGSPQKYSALAIETSLMIRQVFRLPLRQTQGFMNSLITALDIDITIPDFSNLSKRSVALPRHKLTQELAPGSIVIVDSTGLKVYGKDEWHQEKHEVAARRTWRKLHLAVDENHQIIACELTTPETGDPSAVPDLLDQIDTPFDTFIADGAYDGDPVCKAVLSLKPDAQVIVPPHKTAVCSPAGDSQRDNHIKVIDQYGRIAWQKKTGYGLRNYVELAMQRYKRIFGNTMKARQLPQQKAEALASAVALNRMTDLGMPVSVKI
- a CDS encoding dicarboxylate/amino acid:cation symporter, yielding MSIHHAPQATNRQTFYIAIALIVGICFGELLNLSLPKDDSLLVTLIDVFNVLTDIFLRLVKMIIAPLVFATLVVGMAKMGDVQTVGRIGIKALLWFFSASLFSLLLGMLLVNIMQPGSSLNMLLPAKDAMNGLANVKPTLAGFTAHMFPKSIIEAMASNEILQIVVFSMFFGIACASLGELAHPTVKLLDSLSHIMLKITAYVMHYAPVAVFSAISSVIAQNGIGVLLTYGQFIGEFYFALILLCSLLAAFATLFLGKRIWSLIRHIREPMLLAFGTASSESAYPKLLQQLERFGCDEKVCGLVLPLGYSFNLDGSMMYMTFAVLFIAQAYGIEMPLTDQFMMLLVLLFTSKGVAGVPRASLIVISATLSMFHIPEAGLLLLLGIDQILDMGRSATNVFGNSIAAALVSRWQRVLK
- a CDS encoding lysozyme inhibitor LprI family protein, which encodes MKKIILLLTLGFLPTTLLAENVLSEQYADCMDKTGGAIPEILNCISIENDSQDIRLNRAYKAAQTQLSSLRAKQLQEVQRIWIKYRNANCKFYADTHGATSASIRTNECLMNATASRALELENLKYIEQ
- the ampD gene encoding 1,6-anhydro-N-acetylmuramyl-L-alanine amidase AmpD, encoding MIIHDHYLNCASQIASPNCDQRPNWDISLLVIHCISLPPEQFEGDYIDQLFCNTLNPKDHPYFEEIYQFRVSAHLLIRRNGLIRQYVPFNLRAWHAGVSNYKGREQCNDFSIGIELEGSIKQDFTDDQYQRLAEVVRVLLLAYPGLSRQAIVGHSDIAPHRKTDPGPLFDWERFYSLLG